From Macaca mulatta isolate MMU2019108-1 chromosome 1, T2T-MMU8v2.0, whole genome shotgun sequence, the proteins below share one genomic window:
- the CDK11B gene encoding cyclin-dependent kinase 11B isoform X17 has translation MMACASSRDRLEQLERKRERERKMREQQKEQREQKERERRAEERRKEREARREVSAHHRTMREDYGDKVKASHWSRSPPRPPRERFELGDSRKPVKEEKMEERDLLSDLQDISDSERKTSSAESSSAESGSGSEEEEEEEEEEEEEGSTSEESEEEEEEEEEEEEETGSNSEEASEQSAEEVSEEEMSEDEERENENHLLVVPESRFDRDSGESEEAEEEVGEGTPQSSALTEGDYVPDSPALSPIELKQELPKYLPALQGCRSVEEFQCLNRIEEGTYGVVYRAKDKKTDEIVALKRLKMEKEKEGFPITSLREINTILKAQHPNIVTVREIVVGSNMDKIYIVMNYVEHDLKSLMETMKQPFLPGEVKTLMIQLLRGVKHLHDNWILHRDLKTSNLLLSHAGILKVGDFGLAREYGSPLKAYTPVVVTLWYRAPELLLGAKEYSTAVDMWSVGCIFGELLTQKPLFPGKSDIDQINKVFKDLGTPSEKIWPGYNELPAVKKMTFSEYPYNNLRKRFGALLSDQGFDLMNKFLTYFPGRRISAEDGLKHEYFRETPLPIDPSMFPTWPAKSEQQRVKRGTSPRPPEGGLGYSQLGDDDLKETGFHLTTTNQGASAAGPGFSLKF, from the exons TGTCCGCACATCACCGAACGATGAGAGAGGACTACGGCGACAAAGTGAAAGCCAGCCACTGGAGTCGAAGCCCGCCGCGGCCGCCACGGGAGCGGTTCGAGTTGGGAGACAGCCGGAAGCCAG taaaagaagagaaaatggaagaaagagacCTGCTGTCCGACTTACAGGACATCAGCGACAGCGAGAGGAAGACCAGCTCAGCCGAGTCCTCATCAG CGGAATCAGGCTCAGGttctgaggaggaagaggaggaggaggaagaggaggaggaggaaggaagcacCAGTGAAGaatcagaggaggaggaggaggaggaggaagaggaggaagaggagaccGGCAGCAACTCTGAGGAGGCGTCAGAGCAGTCTGCCG AAGAAGTAAGTGAGGAAGAAATGAGTGAAGATGAAGAACGAGAAAATGAAAACCACCTCTTGGTTG TTCCAGAGTCACGGTTTGACCGAGATTCCGGGGAAAGTgaagaagcagaggaagaagTGGGTGAGGGGACGCCGCAGAGCAGCGCCCTGACAGAGGGCGACTACGTGCCCGACTCCCCGGCCCTGTCACCCATCGAGCTCAAGCAGGAGCTGCCCAAGTACCTGCCGGCCCTGCAG GGCTGCCGGAGCGTCGAGGAGTTCCAGTGCCTGAACAGGATCGAGGAGGGCACCTATGGAGTGGTCTACAGAGcaaaagataagaaaacag ATGAAATTGTGGCTCTGAAGCGGCTGAagatggagaaggagaaggagggctTCCCTATCACGTCGCTGagggagatcaacaccatcctcaAGGCCCAGCATCCCAACATCGTCACCGTTAGA GAGATCGTGGTGGGCAGCAACATGGACAAGATCTACATCGTGATGAACTACGTGGAGCACGACCTCAAGAGCCTGATGGAGACCATGAAGCAGCCCTTCCTGCCAG gggAGGTGAAGACCCTGATGATTCAGCTGCTGCGGGGGGTGAAGCACCTGCACGACAACTGGATCCTGCACCGTGACCTCAAGACGTCCAACTTGCTGCTGAGCCACGCCGGCATCCTCAAG GTGGGTGACTTCGGGTTGGCGCGGGAGTACGGATCTCCTCTGAAGGCCTACACCCCGGTCGTGGTGACCCTGTGGTACCGCGCCCCAGAGCTGCTGCTTGGTGCCAAG GAATACTCCACGGCCGTCGACATGTGGTCGGTGGGCTGCATCTTCGGGGAGCTGCTGACTCAGAAGCCTCTGTTCCCAGGGAAGTCGGACATCGATCAGATCAACAAAGTGTTCAAG GACCTGGGGACCCCCAGTGAAAAAATCTGGCCCGGCTACAACGAGCTCCCCGCAGTGAAGAAGATGACCTTCAGCGAGTACCCCTACAACAACCTCCGCAAGCGCTTTGGGGCCCTGCTCTCAGACCAGGGCTTCGACCTCATGAACAA GTTCCTGACCTACTTTCCCGGGAGAAGGATCAGCGCTGAGGATGGCCTCAAGCACGAGTATTTCCGCGAGACCCCCCTCCCCATCGATCCTTCCATGTTCCCCACGTGGCCCGCCAAGAGTGAGCAGCAGCGTGTGAAGCGGGGCACCAGCCCGAGGCCCCCTGAGGGAGGCCTGGGCTATAGCCAGCTG GGTGACGACGACCTGAAGGAGACGGGCTTCCACCTTACCACCACGAACCAGGGGGCCTCAGCCGCGGGCCCCGGCTTCAGCCTCAAGTTCTGA
- the CDK11B gene encoding cyclin-dependent kinase 11B isoform X18, translating to MREDYGDKVKASHWSRSPPRPPRERFELGDSRKPVKEEKMEERDLLSDLQDISDSERKTSSAESSSAESGSGSEEEEEEEEEEEEEGSTSEESEEEEEEEEEEEEETGSNSEEASEQSAEEVSEEEMSEDEERENENHLLVVPESRFDRDSGESEEAEEEVGEGTPQSSALTEGDYVPDSPALSPIELKQELPKYLPALQGCRSVEEFQCLNRIEEGTYGVVYRAKDKKTDEIVALKRLKMEKEKEGFPITSLREINTILKAQHPNIVTVREIVVGSNMDKIYIVMNYVEHDLKSLMETMKQPFLPGEVKTLMIQLLRGVKHLHDNWILHRDLKTSNLLLSHAGILKVGDFGLAREYGSPLKAYTPVVVTLWYRAPELLLGAKEYSTAVDMWSVGCIFGELLTQKPLFPGKSDIDQINKVFKDLGTPSEKIWPGYNELPAVKKMTFSEYPYNNLRKRFGALLSDQGFDLMNKFLTYFPGRRISAEDGLKHEYFRETPLPIDPSMFPTWPAKSEQQRVKRGTSPRPPEGGLGYSQLGDDDLKETGFHLTTTNQGASAAGPGFSLKF from the exons ATGAGAGAGGACTACGGCGACAAAGTGAAAGCCAGCCACTGGAGTCGAAGCCCGCCGCGGCCGCCACGGGAGCGGTTCGAGTTGGGAGACAGCCGGAAGCCAG taaaagaagagaaaatggaagaaagagacCTGCTGTCCGACTTACAGGACATCAGCGACAGCGAGAGGAAGACCAGCTCAGCCGAGTCCTCATCAG CGGAATCAGGCTCAGGttctgaggaggaagaggaggaggaggaagaggaggaggaggaaggaagcacCAGTGAAGaatcagaggaggaggaggaggaggaggaagaggaggaagaggagaccGGCAGCAACTCTGAGGAGGCGTCAGAGCAGTCTGCCG AAGAAGTAAGTGAGGAAGAAATGAGTGAAGATGAAGAACGAGAAAATGAAAACCACCTCTTGGTTG TTCCAGAGTCACGGTTTGACCGAGATTCCGGGGAAAGTgaagaagcagaggaagaagTGGGTGAGGGGACGCCGCAGAGCAGCGCCCTGACAGAGGGCGACTACGTGCCCGACTCCCCGGCCCTGTCACCCATCGAGCTCAAGCAGGAGCTGCCCAAGTACCTGCCGGCCCTGCAG GGCTGCCGGAGCGTCGAGGAGTTCCAGTGCCTGAACAGGATCGAGGAGGGCACCTATGGAGTGGTCTACAGAGcaaaagataagaaaacag ATGAAATTGTGGCTCTGAAGCGGCTGAagatggagaaggagaaggagggctTCCCTATCACGTCGCTGagggagatcaacaccatcctcaAGGCCCAGCATCCCAACATCGTCACCGTTAGA GAGATCGTGGTGGGCAGCAACATGGACAAGATCTACATCGTGATGAACTACGTGGAGCACGACCTCAAGAGCCTGATGGAGACCATGAAGCAGCCCTTCCTGCCAG gggAGGTGAAGACCCTGATGATTCAGCTGCTGCGGGGGGTGAAGCACCTGCACGACAACTGGATCCTGCACCGTGACCTCAAGACGTCCAACTTGCTGCTGAGCCACGCCGGCATCCTCAAG GTGGGTGACTTCGGGTTGGCGCGGGAGTACGGATCTCCTCTGAAGGCCTACACCCCGGTCGTGGTGACCCTGTGGTACCGCGCCCCAGAGCTGCTGCTTGGTGCCAAG GAATACTCCACGGCCGTCGACATGTGGTCGGTGGGCTGCATCTTCGGGGAGCTGCTGACTCAGAAGCCTCTGTTCCCAGGGAAGTCGGACATCGATCAGATCAACAAAGTGTTCAAG GACCTGGGGACCCCCAGTGAAAAAATCTGGCCCGGCTACAACGAGCTCCCCGCAGTGAAGAAGATGACCTTCAGCGAGTACCCCTACAACAACCTCCGCAAGCGCTTTGGGGCCCTGCTCTCAGACCAGGGCTTCGACCTCATGAACAA GTTCCTGACCTACTTTCCCGGGAGAAGGATCAGCGCTGAGGATGGCCTCAAGCACGAGTATTTCCGCGAGACCCCCCTCCCCATCGATCCTTCCATGTTCCCCACGTGGCCCGCCAAGAGTGAGCAGCAGCGTGTGAAGCGGGGCACCAGCCCGAGGCCCCCTGAGGGAGGCCTGGGCTATAGCCAGCTG GGTGACGACGACCTGAAGGAGACGGGCTTCCACCTTACCACCACGAACCAGGGGGCCTCAGCCGCGGGCCCCGGCTTCAGCCTCAAGTTCTGA
- the CDK11B gene encoding cyclin-dependent kinase 11B isoform X19: MEERDLLSDLQDISDSERKTSSAESSSAESGSGSEEEEEEEEEEEEEGSTSEESEEEEEEEEEEEEETGSNSEEASEQSAEEVSEEEMSEDEERENENHLLVVPESRFDRDSGESEEAEEEVGEGTPQSSALTEGDYVPDSPALSPIELKQELPKYLPALQGCRSVEEFQCLNRIEEGTYGVVYRAKDKKTDEIVALKRLKMEKEKEGFPITSLREINTILKAQHPNIVTVREIVVGSNMDKIYIVMNYVEHDLKSLMETMKQPFLPGEVKTLMIQLLRGVKHLHDNWILHRDLKTSNLLLSHAGILKVGDFGLAREYGSPLKAYTPVVVTLWYRAPELLLGAKEYSTAVDMWSVGCIFGELLTQKPLFPGKSDIDQINKVFKDLGTPSEKIWPGYNELPAVKKMTFSEYPYNNLRKRFGALLSDQGFDLMNKFLTYFPGRRISAEDGLKHEYFRETPLPIDPSMFPTWPAKSEQQRVKRGTSPRPPEGGLGYSQLGDDDLKETGFHLTTTNQGASAAGPGFSLKF, from the exons atggaagaaagagacCTGCTGTCCGACTTACAGGACATCAGCGACAGCGAGAGGAAGACCAGCTCAGCCGAGTCCTCATCAG CGGAATCAGGCTCAGGttctgaggaggaagaggaggaggaggaagaggaggaggaggaaggaagcacCAGTGAAGaatcagaggaggaggaggaggaggaggaagaggaggaagaggagaccGGCAGCAACTCTGAGGAGGCGTCAGAGCAGTCTGCCG AAGAAGTAAGTGAGGAAGAAATGAGTGAAGATGAAGAACGAGAAAATGAAAACCACCTCTTGGTTG TTCCAGAGTCACGGTTTGACCGAGATTCCGGGGAAAGTgaagaagcagaggaagaagTGGGTGAGGGGACGCCGCAGAGCAGCGCCCTGACAGAGGGCGACTACGTGCCCGACTCCCCGGCCCTGTCACCCATCGAGCTCAAGCAGGAGCTGCCCAAGTACCTGCCGGCCCTGCAG GGCTGCCGGAGCGTCGAGGAGTTCCAGTGCCTGAACAGGATCGAGGAGGGCACCTATGGAGTGGTCTACAGAGcaaaagataagaaaacag ATGAAATTGTGGCTCTGAAGCGGCTGAagatggagaaggagaaggagggctTCCCTATCACGTCGCTGagggagatcaacaccatcctcaAGGCCCAGCATCCCAACATCGTCACCGTTAGA GAGATCGTGGTGGGCAGCAACATGGACAAGATCTACATCGTGATGAACTACGTGGAGCACGACCTCAAGAGCCTGATGGAGACCATGAAGCAGCCCTTCCTGCCAG gggAGGTGAAGACCCTGATGATTCAGCTGCTGCGGGGGGTGAAGCACCTGCACGACAACTGGATCCTGCACCGTGACCTCAAGACGTCCAACTTGCTGCTGAGCCACGCCGGCATCCTCAAG GTGGGTGACTTCGGGTTGGCGCGGGAGTACGGATCTCCTCTGAAGGCCTACACCCCGGTCGTGGTGACCCTGTGGTACCGCGCCCCAGAGCTGCTGCTTGGTGCCAAG GAATACTCCACGGCCGTCGACATGTGGTCGGTGGGCTGCATCTTCGGGGAGCTGCTGACTCAGAAGCCTCTGTTCCCAGGGAAGTCGGACATCGATCAGATCAACAAAGTGTTCAAG GACCTGGGGACCCCCAGTGAAAAAATCTGGCCCGGCTACAACGAGCTCCCCGCAGTGAAGAAGATGACCTTCAGCGAGTACCCCTACAACAACCTCCGCAAGCGCTTTGGGGCCCTGCTCTCAGACCAGGGCTTCGACCTCATGAACAA GTTCCTGACCTACTTTCCCGGGAGAAGGATCAGCGCTGAGGATGGCCTCAAGCACGAGTATTTCCGCGAGACCCCCCTCCCCATCGATCCTTCCATGTTCCCCACGTGGCCCGCCAAGAGTGAGCAGCAGCGTGTGAAGCGGGGCACCAGCCCGAGGCCCCCTGAGGGAGGCCTGGGCTATAGCCAGCTG GGTGACGACGACCTGAAGGAGACGGGCTTCCACCTTACCACCACGAACCAGGGGGCCTCAGCCGCGGGCCCCGGCTTCAGCCTCAAGTTCTGA